GTGTGGGCGCGGCGCTGGACCGGCCGGCGCTGGAGCTGTCGGCCAGCCCCGCCGAGGCGGTCGTCTGCGACGACGCGGCCGCCGAGCCGTACGTCCGCCGGGCGGTCGCCGTCCTCGGCGTCGAGGGGGCCCGCGTCGCCGTCCGCCAGCGGATGCCGCGTCACGTCGGCTTCGGCAGCGGGACCCAGCTCGCGCTCGCGGCGCTGGTCGCCGTCGCGCGGGCCCACGACCGCGAGGTCGATCCCCGGGAACTGGCCCCTGACCTCGGCCGGGGCGGTCGCAGCGGCGTCGGCGTCGCGACCTTCGAGTCGGGGGGATTCGTCGTCGACGGCGGCCACCCCACCGAGCGGTTCACGGCCGAACCGCCGGCCGAGGGCGACTGGACGGTCCCGCCGGTCATCGCCCGCCACGACCTGCCCGAGGACTGGCGGTTCGTCCTGGTCGTCCCGGAGGTCGACCAGGGCGTCAGCGGCCGCGAGGAGGACCGCCGGATGCGCGAGACGGTCGAGCGGGCCGACCCCGGCATCGCCGACGACGTCGCCGCGGTACTCACCCGGCGGCTCCTGCCGGCCGCCGCGACCGGCGACGCCATGCGCTTCGGCGACGCCGCCGCGGCGATCGGCCGCCTCAACGGGGCCTGGTACGCCGACGAGCAGGGCGGCGTCTATCGCCCGCCCGCGGGCCGGATCGTCGAGCGACTGGCCCGCCGGCCGGAGATCGCCGGGGCCGGCCAGTCCTCCTGGGGACCCGCCGTGTGGGGGCTGACGACGCGGGCCGACGTCGACGCCGCCGAGACGGGCGTCGAGATGGCGCTTTCCGACCTGGCGGTCGACGCCGACGTGCTCGTGGCGGCGCCGCGCGACGAGGGCGCGACCGTCGCCGACGGCCCGACGCTGGGGTAGTCGCCGGCGCACGCACCGCCGCAGAGCGGCTGCGGAGCGCTGGGCAGCGGCGCTCCTATCAAACCTGATTCCGGCGGGGACAGGGTTAAGCCGGGCCGCGGGAGAGGCGAGTGCATGGAGCGGATTCCCTTCGGCGTCCGCCAGTTCGACACGACGATCGAGGGGGGCGCGCCGCGGGGCAGCGTCGTGTTGCTCTCCGGCGAGGCCGGCGCGGGCTCGCGGGAGTTCATGTACACGAGCGCGCTCATGAACGCGCTGGCGACGACCGGCGACGAGCTGTTCGACCTCTACTACGGCGATCCGGCGGCGGACGCCGCCCTGCCCGGCGCAGTCCACTACGTCTCCTTCACGGCCGACGAGAGCGAACTCGGCGCGGAAATGGCGCTGGCGATGGACGACGAGGTGGTCGACGCGGGGCTCTCCGGCGTCACCTTCCACGAGCTATCGGACCACTACTTCCACGTGAGTCCGGTGCCGCGGAACTGGTACGCCGACGAGGCGATGGACATCCGGGACCTGCGCGAGCGCCAGGAGCGCGAGGACCTGCTCACGGTGCTGGGCGAGACGATGAGCGCCGTCGCGCCGGGCAACCTCGTCGTCGTCGACTCCCTGTCGGACCTGGTCGGTGCCGTCGGCGACGCCGTCGACTGGTCGGACGTGGCCTACCTCGTCCAGGGCCTCCAGAAGGCCGCCCACCAGTGGAACGGGCTCGTCCTCCTGCACCTGAACCACGACACGGTGACCGACACGCAGTTCGGCCAGCTGACCGACGCCGTCAACGGGACCATCCGCTTCGAGTGGGAGTCCGGCGGCTCCACCCGGGCCCGAACCATGGTCGTCAGCCAGTTCCGGGGCGTCCTCTCGCGGATCGAGGACGAGAACATCGTCCGCTTCGAGACGGAGATCGGCGACGCCGGCTTCGACATCAGCGACGTCCGGAAGATCCGCTAGACGATACCACCCGTGGCGACCGCCGAAAGCCGACGTAGTCGGCTTTCGTGCTCTCACATTTTCGGAGGAAATGTGAGACCGCTATCGTCTGCTGAAATAGGCGAGGAACCCTTAACTGTCTGGTCGGGAAACGGTCCGCCGATGGCGAGCGAGTCGCGGGAGGACGCGGTGACCGTGGACCTGCCCGAGGACGTCGCGGACTGGCTCGACGCCCGGGCCGCGGAGCTGGGGGTCGACCGGGCGGAGGCGGTCAGGCAGGTTCTCGTCGCCCACCGAGCCGCCGCGTCCCTCGACGAGGGCGAGCCCGCGAGTCTCGTCGAACACGCGCCGGAGGAGGCGGTCGAGTCAGTCGCCGACGCCGCGGCCGAGCGGCTCGGGGACCGGTTCGCCGCGCGCGAGGATGTCGCCGCCCTCGACGAGGAGTACCAGGCGAAGATCGAGGACGTCCGCGAGCGCGTGATCCAGGTGAAGCGGGAGGCCGACGCGAAGGCCCCCGCCGACCACTCCCACGAGGGGCTCGACCGCGTCGAGTCGCTGGCGAGCGAGCTGGCGGCGCTGGAGGAGGAGTTCGAGTCGCTGCGCGAGTCGATCGAAGAGGAGCGCGACGACCGCTCGGCGGCCGACGACGGGGTCCGGGAGCGCCTCGACGACGTCGAGGACAAACTCGAGCGCGTGGCGTGGGCTGTCAGCGACCTCAAGCGGGACGACCGGAGCCGCGGCTCGCGAGAGCGGGCGCTCGACCGGATCAAGCGCGCCGCCGCCCAGGAGGGCGTCGAGTCGGCCACCTGCGAGAACTGCGGCGAGCGCGTCAGCGTGGCCCTGCTGACCGATCCGGAGTGTCCCCACTGCAAGGCGGCCGTGTCCGACGTCCGCCCCGAAGGCGGGATCATCCGCACGCGGGCGCGGCTGGTCACGGCCTCGCAGCTGGAAGCCGGCGACGAGGAGACGCCATGACCGAGGAGGACCGCGAGGACCGCGAAGAGCGGGACCCGGCCGACCCGCGCGGTGACCCCTTCGAGCGCCTGGACGGCGACCGCGACGGCAATCCCTTCGCGCACCTGGACGGTCCGGGAACTGCGGACGGCCCCGTCGGCCGAGCCGGCGAGGCGACCGATCCGGTCGACGACGCGGCCCATCCCGGCAGCGGCGCACTCGACCTGTTCGACGACGGGGCGGGCGCGATCGACGGTCGATCCGGTGCGGATGGCGACCGCGCCGAGTCGACGCGAGCGGATCCCGCGGGCGACCCGGCTGCGACGGACCCGTTCGGGGAGTTCGAGGCCCGCGACGGCGACCCCTTCGAGGCGGCCGGCGGCGCCTTCGAGCGGGTCGACGTCGGCGACGTGGATCCGGACGAGGTGTGGGACTCCATCGCAAGCGACGGCGACGCGACTGACGGCGTAGCGGCGACCGACGACGCGCACGTCGCCGAGTCGCGCTACGCCGACGTGTCCAAACACGAGTTCTGCGAGCGCTGCGAGTACTTCTCGTCGCCGCCCGATGTCGGCTGCGCCCACGGGAGCGCCGAGATCGTCGAGTTCCTCGACAGCGAGACGATCCGGCTGCTGAACTGTCCGGTCGTCGCGGAGCGGCGTCGGATCGAAGACGGAGAATAGCGGGTCGACGCCGAACCGGCGAGGCGACGGGCGCTACCCGACTAGTCGTCGAACCCGAACGCGCGGTGATACTGGACGGGCTCGCTGGTCTGGTCGGTCGCGCCCAGCGCCTGCGCGGCGTGCAGCGGGAAGTAGGGGTCGCGGAGGAACTCCCGGCCGACGATGGCCATGTCGGCCCGGCCGTTGGCGACGATCCCCTCGGCCTGCTCGGGCGTCGTGATGCCGCCGACGGTGCCGACCGCGACGTCGCTCTCCGTCTCCTCGCGGACCTGCTCGGCCAGCGCGAGCTGGTAGTTCGGACCGGCGTAGTCGGGGTAGGACTCGGGCACGATGCCGCCGCTGGAGACGTCGATCAGGTCCGCGCCGGTCTCCGCCAGCCGGTCGGCCAGCCGGACGGAGTCGTCGACGGTCCAGGACTCGCGGTCGTCGAGCCACTCCGTCCCCGAGATGCGGACGAAGACGGGCCTGTCGTCGGGCCAGACCTCGCGGACGGCGGCGGTGACCTCGCGGGCGAGGCGGGTGCGGCCCTCGAAGTCGCCGCCGTAGTCGTCCTCGCGGCGGTTGGTCACCGGCGAGAGGAACTCGTGGATCAGGTAGCCGTGGGCGGCGTGGACCTCGGCGACCTCGAAGCCCGCGTCCAGCGCGCGCTCGGCGCCCGCGCGGAACGCGTCGATCACGTCCTCGACGTCCTCCTGGTCCATCTCGCGCGTGGCCGGCGGCTCGTCCTCGTACGGCCAGGGATCGCCGTTCGGGCCGATCACCTCCCAGCCGCCGTCCTCGGGGTACTCGGGCACGCTGCCCTCCCAGGGCCGGGTCTTGGAGGCCTTCCGGCCGGCGTGGGCCAGCTGGATGCCGGGGACGCCGCCCTGCTGTCTGACGAACTCGGTCGTCCGCCGCAGGGCGTCGGCGTGCTCGTCGCTCCAGATGCCCAGGTCCTCCGGCGAGATGCGGCCGCGGGGCTCGACGGCCGTCGCCTCGCTCATCACGAGACCGGCGCCGCCGACGGCGCGCGAGCCGAGGTGGACGTGGTGCCACTCCGTCGCGAGGCCGTCGCGGTCCTCGCAGGAGTACTGGCACATCGGCGAGACCATCACGCGGTTCGGAATCGTCGTCTCCCGCAGCGTCAACTCCGAGAACAGCTCTGCCATGTGCGAAGCGAGGGACTCGACGGAAAAGCACCTGGCGGCGCGTGCGGGAATTTCCGATACCGAACTGTCACGTTCGCGGCGCCGCGGCGCGCGGAGAACCGGGAGACGGCGACGGGATCGTAACGTTCACCTCCGGGCTGAATCGACCAGCGTCCGTGTACTGGCTGGCTCGCGTCGCAGGGTACGTGCTCCTGCTGGCCGCCCCGGCCGCGCTGCTGGCCGCGACGGTGCTCTCGCCCGCCGACGTGCCCGTCCGCCGGATCGGCGTCGGGAGCGGGGTCGTCCTGGCGGGCGGCGTCGCGGCCGCGCTGGAGGGGAACCGCGCGTTCGATCGGTCTGCCAGCACGGGATCCGATCGGTCAGCGGTGCCGACGCTCGCCGTTCGCGACGCCCTCACGGTCCTGTCCGTCGCCGCCGGGGCGCTGGTCACCTACGGGCTGAGCGTCCACGCCGGCCTCGGTCCGGTGCTCGCCTCCGCGCTGGTCGGCCTGGTCGTCGGCGCGGCCGCGCCCGCGGTCGCGGTGCCGGTCTACTGCGGGTCGTTCGTCGGCATGGTCTCGCCGTCGCTGTTCCGGCCCGCGGCGCTGCCCGCGTCGGCCTACGTCGGCGTCGCGGGGACCGTCGCCGGCGTCGCGTTCGTCGCGTCGAGCGGCGTCTTCGACGGCTTCGGCGGCAAGCTCGGGACGCTCGCGTTCGCCGGCATCGCGACGACGCTGCTCCTGCCCGGCGGAGCCTACGCGACCGGGAGTGGCGTCGGCTGGGCGGCCGCTGTGACTATCGTGCCCGTAGCGACCGTCGCGGCGGTCGCGACCCTCGTCCTGCACGTCAGGCTCGACCTCGGCGCCGTGGTGGGGTCGGCGCTCGTCGGCGTCGCGGCCGGTGCCGGGTTGCCCGCTCTCGCCCCCGACCTCGGCGGGACGCTGGCGACCGTCGCCTTCTGCGCCTCCTTCGTCGGGATGTCGACGACGCGGCGACTGGCGAGCGCCCGGGAGTTCGCCGCCGCCGGCGCGGTGAGCGGCCTCGTCTTCGTCGCGGTCGCTCCCGCGTTCGCCGGCGCCGGCGGGAAACTCGGCACGGTCGCCTTCCTCTCCTGTCTCACCACGGCCGGCGCTCGAGCGCTGTCCGAGCGTCTCTAGACGGGGTGGCCGACGCTACCGCTCGCCGCGAGTCCGCACCCGTCGCGCCACGTCGAAGTCGAACCGGTCGATCCGGACCAACCCGCCGAGAAACAGGGCGGCGACGCCGACGGCGAGCCAGTTGCCGAACCAGGCGTTGACCGCGCCCCACAGGAGGACGAAGCTCACCAGGTCGTCCAGCGCGAACTCGCAGGTGGCGACCCGCTGCAGGAGCGCTCGCCGGTCGAACCCGAGGTCGAAGGCGACGACGGCGACGGCCGCCGAGAGCACCCAGCCGCGGTAGTTCGAGAGGGGCACGCCGTAGTACGCGCCGCCGCCCTCGTAGGACCAGAACCCGAGCGACACCGCCGCCGGGTCGAGCACGAGGTCGACCGCGAGGACCGTCCCGATCACGGCGGGGAGCCTGACGGCCCGGCTCGCCGCGCGCTCGCCCAGCAGGAGGACGACGAGCAGGTAGGCGTTGACCACGAGCGGGAGGAAGAATATCGGGAGGGCCAGCGGCACGCCGGAAAGCATCGGCCCGAGCGAGACACCGTAGGCGAACTCGCCGTAGGGCTGGCCCGTCGCGATTCCGACGGCCTCGATGCCGTAGCTGTACAGCGTGACGGCACCGAGCGCCAGGGCGGCCCGGCGGTCGACCAGCGGCGCGAGACCGGCGACCAGCGGCAGGCGCATCACGAGCGTCCCGAGCAGGATCAGCAGGGGGTGGAAGGCCAGCGGGTCCGGGACCAGCCCCTCCGCGCTGGCGGTCAGGAGGACGGCACCGGTCACCGGGAAGACGACGGCGATGGTGAAGCGGTTCTCGCGGACGAGGTCGTCGAGACCAGTGAGGACGCCCTCGCTCGTCCGGTCGACGGTCCGGCCGTCAGCCACGCAGCATCACCCACAGGCCGAGGAGGGTGAAGGCGGTTCCGACGGCGGTGTTGATCGCCGGGTACCACCAGTACGCGCGGTCGACGTCGACGCCGGCGGCGAGGAGGCCGAACACGAGGAGGGGGTAGAGGGCGAGCAGCGCGCCGAAGGCCCAGTGGACCGCGGCGAAGACGACGGCCGCGGCCAGCCAGCAGGCCGCGCAGTAGTAGTAGGCGCGCCGCTCGCCCAGGGCCGTCGCCGTCGTCCGGATGCCGGCCTCGCGGTCGGGCTCGACGTCGGGGATCGCGGAGAAGGTGTGCATCCCCATCGTCCAGAGCCACCCGCCGGCGACGGCCGCGAGCGGTGGGAGGCCGCCCGCGACGGCGGCGTACGCGACGACGCCCGGGAGGACGTACAGGCCGTTGGACAGCGAATCGAGGAGGGGCGTCGTCTTGAACCGCGCCGGCGGGGCGCTGTACTCGACGGAGAGGACGAGCCACGCGGCGAGGGCGAGGACGCCGGCGGCGGGCAGCGCCGGGGCGAAGGCGAGGGCGAGGACGCCCGACGAGATGACCGCGGCGAGAACCGCCCGATCGCCCCGGAAACTGACCTCCTTCCCGCTCTCGTCCTTCTTGGGGTTGTGCTCGTCGACCTCCGCGTCGAAGACGTCGTTGACGCCGTAGAGGAAGACGTTCGCCGGGACGAGGAAGTACGCGAACAGCGCGACGGCGACCGGCGAGAACAGGTCCGCCGGCCCGTCGGCGGCGTAGGTGACGCCGACGATGACGGGACCGGCGAGGTAGAGCCAGAACCGCGGCCGGGAGAGCCACAGGAGGTAGCCGACGCGGCTCTCCGCGGAGGGCAGGAGGGCCGCGAGTCGATCGGTGGGGACCTCGGGCATGGGTCAGATGGTGCTCGCGTCGTCAGGACTGGTCCTCTATGACCTTGTTCGCCGCGTGCTCGCCGCTGATCACGCACATCGGCACGCCGATGCCGGGCCGGGTGAACGACCCCGTGAAGTACAGACCGTCGACAGCCGACGAGCGGTTCGGCGGGCGCAGGAGCGCGGTCTGTCGGAGCGTGTGTGCCAGGCCAAGCGCCGTCCCCCGCGTCGCGTTGTACCGGTCGGCGAAGTCCGAGACGGCGAAGCTCTCCTCGACGACGATCCGATCGCGCAGGTCGACGCCGGTGTTCTCGGCGAGGTCGGCCAGTATCTTCTCGCGGTACTCCTCGCGGATCCCGTCGCCGTCGTGCAGTCCGGGCGCGATGGGGACGAGCAGGAACAGGTTGCTGTGGCCCTCGGGCGCGACGGTCTCGTCGGTCTCGGACGGGACGCAGCAGTAGTAGGCCGGGTTCTCCGGCCAGCGCGGGTCCTCGAAGACGGCGTCGAAGTGCGGGTCCCAGTCCTCGGGGAGCACGAGCGTGTGATGAGCCAGCGGGTCGACGTCGCCCTCGACGCCGAGGTAGAGCAGGAAGGCCGAGGGGGCGTAGGTGCGCTCGTCCCAGTAGTCGTCGTCGTACTGGCGCTCGTGGGCGGGTAGCAGGTCTCGCTCCACGTGGGCGTAGTCGGCGTTGACGACGACCTCGTCCGGGCGGTAGCTCTCGCCGCCGGTCGTCTCGACCTGGAACCCCTCACGCCGTCTGGCGATCTCGTCGACCTCGCGACCCGTCTCGTAGGTCGCCCCCAGTTCCTCGCCCAGCTCCACGAGGGCGTCGACGACGCTCCCCATACCGCCCTCGGGGTAGTACACGCCGAGGTTGAAGTCGACGTGGCTCATGATGTTGTACAGCGCCGGGGTGGTCCGGGGGGAGCCGCCGAGGAAGACCAGCGTGTACTGGACCACCTGCTGGAGCTTCGGGTGCTCGAAGTAGTCCTCGACGTGGCCCTGCATGGATCCCAGTAGCGAGAGGCCGACCGGCGCCGCCCGCAGGACGTCGAGGTCGACCCAGTCCCGCAGGCGCGAGCGGTCCTCGTAGACGAAGTTCTCCATCGACGTCTCGTAGTGGCGCTCGCTGGTCGCGACGTACTCCCGGAAGGCGTCGCCGGCCCCTGGCTCGTAGGACTCGAAGGTCTCGGCCATCTCCCCGACGTCACCGGTCACGTCCATCCGATCACCGGGGGACTCACTTCGCTCGTCCCCCGAGCCTCCGCTCGCGGAGACCCCGTCCTTGAAGAAGATCCGGTAGTGGGGGTCGAGGTGCTCCAGGTCGTAGTAGTCGCCGGGCTCCCGGTCGAAGTGCGCGAAGAAGCGCTCGAAGACGTCGGGCATCATGTACCACGACGGTCCCATGTCGAATCGGAACCCGTCGGTCTCGAGGCGGCTGGCCCGGCCGCCGAGCTGATCGTTCTTCTCGAGGACGTACACGTCCGCCCCTTCGTCGGCGAGGAAGCAGGCCGCCGAGAGCCCGCCGACCCCGCCGCCGACCACCGCCACCGACTCGTCTGCGAGTCGCTCCATCGACTGGACGACCGGCCGCGACGCCAATAAAGACGCACCCAAACGGGGTTCGCTTCGCCGGTCTATTCGACTCCCGACCTCGCCCACGACCGCCCTCGACCGGTGGGTTAATAACTACTTAGACGGAGTTAACAACTATGGGCATCACAGAACGCAGCGATATTAACGGCGGCCTCGGCCGGTGGTCGGCGATCGGGGTCGCGTCGGCGGTCGCTCTCGTCGCGCTGTCCGCGCTGGCCGTCGCGACGGGCGTCGAGAAGGTAGTGGTCATCTCGTGGGTCGCCTTCGCCGCGATGGCCGCGGGCGCGTGGCTCGGCGCGAACGCCGAGCAGACGGACCCCCACGGCCTCGTCTGGGGCTACGGGCTGGCCAGCGGCGCGATGATCGCCAGCGCGGCGATGTTCCTCCTGCCGCAGGCAATCGGCCTCGGCGGCGAGGCCGGCGCGCCGCAGCTCGGCGGCGTCGGCGTCGCCGCCGGCATCGTCGTCGGCTACAGCGCCCACACCGTCGGCCACCGGCTGACCCACGTCGACCTCGGATTCGACGTGGCCACCGCCGAGATCGCCGCCCACGCGCTCACCGCCGGGCTGATCATCGGCGTCGTCTACGGCGCGATGCCCACCCTCGGCCTCCTGCTCGGTCTGTCGATCGTCTCGCACAAGGGCCCCGCCGGCTACGCCGCCGCCCGCCGTCTCTCGCGGGAAAGCAAGCCCGCGACCACGCTGCTCCTGCCGGCCGCCGGGGTGGGCATCACCGCCCTTCCCGTCGCCATCGTCGGCCTCTCGCCGCCGCCTGCGCTCAACGCCGTCGTCTTCGGCTTCGCCGCCGGCATCTTCCTCCACGTCGCCATGGACTTCCTCCCCAACTGCGAGACCGGCAGCGAGATCGACGAGGTCTGCTCGCTCCACGAGCACTCCCACGACCTGCTCGACGAACTCCGCACTCACGCCGTCGGCTCTACTGTGATCGGCGGCCTCGTAGTCGTCGTGGCGTGGACACTGCTCTGAGGGGCGAAGTCTCTCCTTCTCACTACGAGAGTTCACCTCGCGACCACATCTATTCAGAACGGCCCGAAAGCCCCGGCAGGCTGCGGTCCCGCAGCCTGCCGCCCCTTTTTCCCACACTGTTTCGGCTGGCCGGTCGCCCACTCGCGGGCGGGAATGAAAGGGGTGGGGCTTTCAGGCCGTTCTTGATAATCCTCTCTCCGACGAAAACAGCTACAGCTCCCGATACGTCTCGGGGTCGTCAAGCTCCCACAGCAGTTCGGGGAGGAAGGCGTCGAGGTGGTCCACGACGCGCCGCTCGGAGACGTTCAGGCCCTCGCAGTGCTCTTCGGCCTCCTCGCGGATCGAGACGTGCAGCTCCCGGTCCTCACCGTCGGGGGCCTCCTCGACGGTGACGTGCAGGGGGAACACGGAACAGCGCGCGGGCTTCCAGTCGTGCTCGTCGTGGAGGGCGCAGAGGCCGTCCTCGCGCAGGAAGAAGCAGGCGCCGCCGTCCTCGGCGACGTGCTCGTCGCGCTCTTTCTCCTCCCGGCGGACGAAGTCCTGGCCGCGGAACTGCGTGGTCGACTCGGCGAGGCTCTCCCGGGCGGCCAGCTCCAGCAGGTCCTTCTCGTAGAGCAGGACGCCGTGCTGACAGCACCAGGTGCACTCCTCGACGCACTCGAAGGTCAGGTCGGGGTCGAAGTCGACCACGACCTCCCTGTCGGGGTAGACCTCCACGCGGCGGGCTTCGGTCGACACTGGCGACCCTTCGCGGCGGACGGGCAAAAGGCCGACGAGTCGGGGCCGGACCCGTATCGCTATGCCGCTGGCGCGCCAACCCGTTGACACATGAAGGACGAACTGAGTTACGCCCCGTCGCCGGAGGCCGTCGAAGGCGAAGCGGGCGAACCGCGAGCCGAGAGCGCCGATGGCGTCCTCTCGACGCTGGGACCGTACGTCCGGCGCGGAGCCGAGTCGGGAGCGCTCGCCGGGATCGCCGGCGTCGCCGGGCTCGCCCGGAGCCGCCGGGCCATGCGCCGAGGCGCGCGGTCGACGGCGGTCCGGCACGCGCTGGGAGCGGCGATCTGGTTCGCCGTGGCGGCGGTTCAGCGACGGTCCGCCGGAGAGCGTTCCGGGAGCGGCGGGCACGGCGACGCGGAGACCCCGGAGTCGGCGGCCGTCGACGCGGGTGCGGGCGGCGAACTCGTCGGCGGCGGCGAGGCGACGGGCACGGTCCGGAACACGGACGCGTTGCTCGAGGACGAGAGCGACGGAGACGAGACGGACAGCGGCGCAGACGGTGGTGGCGCCAGGGAGTGACCGTCAGTTGTAGTCCCGCCAGCGGTGGCCACACTCCTGGCACTTGAAGAAGCGCGTCGGCGGTTCGTCGGCGGAGCCGGTCTGCTTGATCGTGTACCAGGCCTCGGTGTGGCCGCACTCGTCGCAGTGGACGTCGTCGGCCGTGGGCTTGCCCTCGAAGTTCGCGCCCTCCTCGGTCTCGATGACGTCGTCGTCGCTCTGTTCGGCGGTGCTGACGAACTCGGCGGCCCGTTCCTCGTCCCTGGCGTCCTCGGCGCCGCAGGACGAGCAGACCATCACGTCGCCGTCCGAATGCATCATCGAACCGCAATCGTCGCAGAACTGCATGGTGTCCAGGCCGTAGTCGCCGCGCCCTCAAATACCTCCGGTATCGGCGCCCTGCCATCAGAATCGTTTAGGGCGAGTTGGGAGTAGCACCGAACATGACGAGAGAGCAACTCGAAGCGGCGAGCGACCTGCTGGCGTCGGTCGCCGACTCGGCCGAAGCGGCTGACAACGAGCGACTGGAGACCCTCGCGGGCAAACTGGAGCGCTTCGCGGAGGCCGACCGCGGGCCCGACCACGGCTCACTGGCCCGCGTCGAGAACGCGCTGGACGAACTGGAGGCGGCGGCCGACGACGACGTCACCGCGGACATCCGCGAGGCCCACGAGTACGTCACGGAGTACCGATCGGGCGT
This genomic interval from Halomicrobium urmianum contains the following:
- the cruF gene encoding bisanhydrobacterioruberin hydratase, which translates into the protein MADGRTVDRTSEGVLTGLDDLVRENRFTIAVVFPVTGAVLLTASAEGLVPDPLAFHPLLILLGTLVMRLPLVAGLAPLVDRRAALALGAVTLYSYGIEAVGIATGQPYGEFAYGVSLGPMLSGVPLALPIFFLPLVVNAYLLVVLLLGERAASRAVRLPAVIGTVLAVDLVLDPAAVSLGFWSYEGGGAYYGVPLSNYRGWVLSAAVAVVAFDLGFDRRALLQRVATCEFALDDLVSFVLLWGAVNAWFGNWLAVGVAALFLGGLVRIDRFDFDVARRVRTRGER
- a CDS encoding YkgJ family cysteine cluster protein, whose protein sequence is MSTEARRVEVYPDREVVVDFDPDLTFECVEECTWCCQHGVLLYEKDLLELAARESLAESTTQFRGQDFVRREEKERDEHVAEDGGACFFLREDGLCALHDEHDWKPARCSVFPLHVTVEEAPDGEDRELHVSIREEAEEHCEGLNVSERRVVDHLDAFLPELLWELDDPETYREL
- a CDS encoding DUF7553 family protein, encoding MTREQLEAASDLLASVADSAEAADNERLETLAGKLERFAEADRGPDHGSLARVENALDELEAAADDDVTADIREAHEYVTEYRSGVEGV
- a CDS encoding NADH:flavin oxidoreductase/NADH oxidase, whose translation is MAELFSELTLRETTIPNRVMVSPMCQYSCEDRDGLATEWHHVHLGSRAVGGAGLVMSEATAVEPRGRISPEDLGIWSDEHADALRRTTEFVRQQGGVPGIQLAHAGRKASKTRPWEGSVPEYPEDGGWEVIGPNGDPWPYEDEPPATREMDQEDVEDVIDAFRAGAERALDAGFEVAEVHAAHGYLIHEFLSPVTNRREDDYGGDFEGRTRLAREVTAAVREVWPDDRPVFVRISGTEWLDDRESWTVDDSVRLADRLAETGADLIDVSSGGIVPESYPDYAGPNYQLALAEQVREETESDVAVGTVGGITTPEQAEGIVANGRADMAIVGREFLRDPYFPLHAAQALGATDQTSEPVQYHRAFGFDD
- a CDS encoding prenyltransferase, yielding MPEVPTDRLAALLPSAESRVGYLLWLSRPRFWLYLAGPVIVGVTYAADGPADLFSPVAVALFAYFLVPANVFLYGVNDVFDAEVDEHNPKKDESGKEVSFRGDRAVLAAVISSGVLALAFAPALPAAGVLALAAWLVLSVEYSAPPARFKTTPLLDSLSNGLYVLPGVVAYAAVAGGLPPLAAVAGGWLWTMGMHTFSAIPDVEPDREAGIRTTATALGERRAYYYCAACWLAAAVVFAAVHWAFGALLALYPLLVFGLLAAGVDVDRAYWWYPAINTAVGTAFTLLGLWVMLRG
- a CDS encoding ZIP family metal transporter is translated as MGITERSDINGGLGRWSAIGVASAVALVALSALAVATGVEKVVVISWVAFAAMAAGAWLGANAEQTDPHGLVWGYGLASGAMIASAAMFLLPQAIGLGGEAGAPQLGGVGVAAGIVVGYSAHTVGHRLTHVDLGFDVATAEIAAHALTAGLIIGVVYGAMPTLGLLLGLSIVSHKGPAGYAAARRLSRESKPATTLLLPAAGVGITALPVAIVGLSPPPALNAVVFGFAAGIFLHVAMDFLPNCETGSEIDEVCSLHEHSHDLLDELRTHAVGSTVIGGLVVVVAWTLL
- a CDS encoding transcription factor S is translated as MQFCDDCGSMMHSDGDVMVCSSCGAEDARDEERAAEFVSTAEQSDDDVIETEEGANFEGKPTADDVHCDECGHTEAWYTIKQTGSADEPPTRFFKCQECGHRWRDYN
- a CDS encoding phytoene desaturase family protein, which codes for MERLADESVAVVGGGVGGLSAACFLADEGADVYVLEKNDQLGGRASRLETDGFRFDMGPSWYMMPDVFERFFAHFDREPGDYYDLEHLDPHYRIFFKDGVSASGGSGDERSESPGDRMDVTGDVGEMAETFESYEPGAGDAFREYVATSERHYETSMENFVYEDRSRLRDWVDLDVLRAAPVGLSLLGSMQGHVEDYFEHPKLQQVVQYTLVFLGGSPRTTPALYNIMSHVDFNLGVYYPEGGMGSVVDALVELGEELGATYETGREVDEIARRREGFQVETTGGESYRPDEVVVNADYAHVERDLLPAHERQYDDDYWDERTYAPSAFLLYLGVEGDVDPLAHHTLVLPEDWDPHFDAVFEDPRWPENPAYYCCVPSETDETVAPEGHSNLFLLVPIAPGLHDGDGIREEYREKILADLAENTGVDLRDRIVVEESFAVSDFADRYNATRGTALGLAHTLRQTALLRPPNRSSAVDGLYFTGSFTRPGIGVPMCVISGEHAANKVIEDQS
- a CDS encoding RAD55 family ATPase — protein: MERIPFGVRQFDTTIEGGAPRGSVVLLSGEAGAGSREFMYTSALMNALATTGDELFDLYYGDPAADAALPGAVHYVSFTADESELGAEMALAMDDEVVDAGLSGVTFHELSDHYFHVSPVPRNWYADEAMDIRDLRERQEREDLLTVLGETMSAVAPGNLVVVDSLSDLVGAVGDAVDWSDVAYLVQGLQKAAHQWNGLVLLHLNHDTVTDTQFGQLTDAVNGTIRFEWESGGSTRARTMVVSQFRGVLSRIEDENIVRFETEIGDAGFDISDVRKIR
- a CDS encoding beta-ribofuranosylaminobenzene 5'-phosphate synthase family protein, with product MVTVTTAARLHFGFQNLALANERLYGGVGAALDRPALELSASPAEAVVCDDAAAEPYVRRAVAVLGVEGARVAVRQRMPRHVGFGSGTQLALAALVAVARAHDREVDPRELAPDLGRGGRSGVGVATFESGGFVVDGGHPTERFTAEPPAEGDWTVPPVIARHDLPEDWRFVLVVPEVDQGVSGREEDRRMRETVERADPGIADDVAAVLTRRLLPAAATGDAMRFGDAAAAIGRLNGAWYADEQGGVYRPPAGRIVERLARRPEIAGAGQSSWGPAVWGLTTRADVDAAETGVEMALSDLAVDADVLVAAPRDEGATVADGPTLG